A stretch of the Pseudomonas helvetica genome encodes the following:
- the apaG gene encoding Co2+/Mg2+ efflux protein ApaG, with product MSDPRYQVDVSVVTRYLAEQSQPEQNRFAFAYTITVHNNGLLPARLLSRHWVITDGDGHVEEVRGAGVVGQQPLIDVGQSHTYSSGTVMTTRVGNMQGTYQMLAEDGKHFDAIIAPFRLAVPGALH from the coding sequence ATGTCCGATCCTCGCTATCAGGTCGACGTCAGCGTCGTCACCCGCTATCTGGCAGAACAATCGCAACCCGAGCAGAACCGCTTTGCCTTTGCGTACACCATTACCGTACATAACAACGGCCTGCTACCGGCCAGGTTGCTCTCGCGGCACTGGGTAATTACCGATGGCGACGGCCATGTCGAAGAGGTTCGCGGCGCAGGCGTGGTGGGTCAGCAACCGCTGATCGATGTCGGCCAGAGCCACACCTACAGCAGCGGCACCGTGATGACTACCCGCGTTGGCAACATGCAGGGGACTTATCAAATGCTCGCTGAAGACGGTAAACACTTCGACGCTATCATCGCGCCATTCCGCCTGGCGGTGCCCGGAGCCCTGCACTGA
- a CDS encoding symmetrical bis(5'-nucleosyl)-tetraphosphatase: MATYAVGDLQGCLEPLQCLLKRVAFDPATDHLWLVGDLVNRGPQSLETLRFLYGIRESLVCVLGNHDLHLLAAGYNIERLRKADTLREILEAPDREDLLEWLRQQKLMHYDEQRDIALVHAGIPPQWSLRKALKCAAEVEEALRDDNRIAPYLDGMYGNEPLKWDGDLKGAARLRVITNYFTRMRFCTSDGKLDLKSKEGLDSALPGYAPWFSHQQRKTRGKKIIFGHWAALEGKCNEPGIFALDSGCVWGGSMTLMNVDTGERLHCKCDAQGHTLPYVPPTTPELLSASAKR, encoded by the coding sequence ATGGCGACGTACGCCGTCGGCGACCTGCAAGGCTGCCTTGAGCCCCTGCAATGCCTGCTCAAGCGGGTTGCCTTCGACCCTGCAACGGATCATCTGTGGCTGGTCGGCGACCTGGTCAACCGCGGCCCGCAATCGCTGGAAACCCTGCGCTTTCTCTATGGCATCCGCGAATCGCTGGTGTGCGTACTGGGCAACCATGACCTGCACTTGCTGGCTGCCGGCTACAACATCGAACGCTTGCGCAAAGCCGACACCCTGCGTGAAATCCTCGAAGCCCCGGATCGCGAGGACCTGCTTGAGTGGCTGCGCCAGCAAAAGCTCATGCACTACGACGAACAACGCGATATTGCCTTGGTCCATGCCGGTATACCGCCGCAGTGGTCCCTGCGCAAAGCCTTGAAGTGCGCCGCCGAAGTCGAAGAAGCATTACGTGACGACAACCGCATCGCGCCCTACCTCGATGGCATGTATGGCAACGAACCGCTTAAGTGGGACGGCGACCTTAAAGGTGCTGCCCGCCTGCGGGTGATCACCAACTACTTCACTCGCATGCGTTTTTGCACCAGCGACGGCAAGCTAGATCTCAAGAGCAAGGAAGGCCTCGATAGCGCGCTACCCGGTTACGCCCCCTGGTTCTCACACCAGCAACGCAAGACCCGCGGAAAGAAGATCATTTTCGGCCACTGGGCCGCGCTCGAAGGTAAATGTAATGAACCGGGCATCTTCGCCCTGGACAGTGGTTGTGTCTGGGGTGGCTCGATGACCTTGATGAACGTTGATACCGGCGAGCGCCTGCATTGCAAATGCGATGCCCAGGGCCACACCTTGCCGTATGTCCCCCCAACGACCCCCGAACTATTGTCGGCCAGCGCCAAGCGCTAG
- the glpE gene encoding thiosulfate sulfurtransferase GlpE, whose protein sequence is MSEFKRIPPEQAQALREQGAVVVDVRDPATFAALHISGSKHLDNHSLHAFITAADLDAPTVVVCYHGNSSQGAAAYLVSQGFSDVYSMDGGFELWRTIYPSETAQGTAE, encoded by the coding sequence ATGAGCGAATTCAAACGCATCCCCCCAGAACAAGCCCAGGCATTGCGCGAACAAGGCGCGGTGGTAGTCGATGTCCGCGATCCGGCAACTTTCGCCGCACTGCACATCAGCGGATCGAAGCATCTGGATAATCATTCCCTGCACGCATTCATCACCGCCGCCGACCTCGACGCACCGACCGTAGTGGTTTGCTATCACGGTAATTCCAGCCAGGGCGCTGCGGCATATCTGGTCAGCCAGGGCTTTTCCGACGTCTACAGCATGGACGGTGGATTCGAGCTTTGGCGTACGATTTATCCCTCGGAAACAGCGCAAGGCACTGCCGAATAA